One genomic window of Quercus robur chromosome 6, dhQueRobu3.1, whole genome shotgun sequence includes the following:
- the LOC126733306 gene encoding uncharacterized protein LOC126733306, with protein MGGCATKPKVLKEASAPEAAKEEKLGDAVEPLKPQEDLTVKATEKIDIAKEVEDQGGEGEGDKSKEIVDDEKVDEQGNRRRSLSLLFKQNEEGKDSTGDGNPAAEPLKQEEPSVDKKPTDESETKLSEVEKSEIPPVQDVDAQNPETPIELTLAPVVDTQKHETPVELTPIPVVDAQESVTPVRQTHLSEVVNAPEEAETEKKIEIAPTEAPDVANGTEKAIEPAAAVESQTNGTSEEEKIEASDDVASTYEEAKTLKPIEAAVGTESQKDVTSEENKTEAKESTEVKANV; from the exons atgggagggTGTGCAACGAAGCCGAAGGTGTTGAAGGAGGCTTCGGCTCCCGAGGCGGCTAAGGAGGAAAAACTCGGCGATGCCGTAGAGCCGTTAAAGCCGCAAGAGGATTTGACTGTTAAGGCCACGGAGAAAATTGATATTGCCAAGGAAGTGGAAGATCAgggaggagaaggagaaggtgATAAGTCTAAGGAGATTGTTGATGATGAAAAGGTTGATGAACAAGGAAACAGGCGCCGCTCTCTTAGCCTCTTATTTAAAcag AATGAGGAAGGGAAGGACTCAACAGGAGATGGTAATCCAGCAGCGGAGCCACTAAAACAAGAAGAACCATCTGTGGATAAAAAACCTACAGATGAATCTGAAACCAAGCTTTCAGAggttgaaaaatctgaaattccTCCTGTCCAAGATGTTGATGCTCAAAATCCAGAAACTCCAATCGAATTGACCCTTGCCCCAGTTGTTGATACTCAGAAGCATGAAACTCCAGTTGAACTGACCCCTATCCCAGTTGTTGATGCTCAAGAGTCGGTAACTCCAGTTCGACAGACGCATCTTTCAGAAGTTGTCAATGCTCCTGAAGAGGctgaaacagagaaaaaaattgaaattgcaCCAACCGAAGCTCCAGATGTTGCCAATGGTACAGAGAAAGCAATTGAACCTGCAGCAGCTGTAGAGAGCCAAACCAATGGGACATCCgaggaagagaaaatagaagcCTCAGATGATGTTGCTAGTACTTATGAGGAGGCCAAAACACTGAAACCAATTGAAGCTGCAGTAGGTACAGAAAGCCAAAAGGATGTTACAtctgaagaa